The proteins below are encoded in one region of Marinobacter sp. F4206:
- a CDS encoding GGDEF domain-containing protein, whose amino-acid sequence MAFQEVEANSFHWLMDMLESVEVGLVVLDLDFRVQAWNGFMENHSGITASRIRDKVLFDVFPDIPKAWLSRKVDAVALLNTRAFTSWEQRPYLFKFRNTRPITGTEEYMFQNLTISPLSGPSGEVEKVCLMVYDVTDIASSKRALERANEQLAKLSMTDRLTGLLNRGTWENLVDAEFERFRRYGQATSLVMFDIDHFKKVNDSYGHLAGDEVIKHTAAVTKSGLRQSDTSGRYGGEEFGIILPETGAEGAKVICERIREHIEQSVVETSVAPIRYTISMGVAQLTESPENYMQWMQQADEALYEAKEAGRNCVKVFGGSNRRKARH is encoded by the coding sequence ATGGCCTTTCAAGAAGTCGAAGCCAATTCGTTTCACTGGTTAATGGATATGCTTGAGTCCGTCGAAGTCGGGCTGGTGGTGCTGGATCTGGATTTCCGGGTTCAGGCCTGGAACGGTTTCATGGAAAACCACAGCGGCATCACCGCCAGCAGAATCCGCGACAAAGTGCTCTTTGATGTCTTCCCGGACATCCCGAAGGCCTGGTTATCCCGCAAGGTGGATGCGGTGGCACTGCTGAACACCCGAGCCTTTACCTCGTGGGAGCAACGCCCTTACCTGTTCAAATTTCGCAATACCCGCCCCATCACCGGCACCGAGGAATACATGTTCCAGAACCTGACCATCAGCCCCCTGTCCGGGCCGTCCGGTGAGGTCGAGAAGGTGTGCCTGATGGTGTACGACGTGACCGACATTGCCAGCAGCAAACGGGCGCTCGAGCGTGCCAACGAGCAGCTGGCCAAACTCAGCATGACCGACCGGCTAACCGGCCTGCTCAATCGCGGTACCTGGGAAAACCTGGTCGACGCCGAGTTCGAGCGCTTTCGACGCTACGGACAGGCCACCTCATTGGTTATGTTCGACATTGATCACTTCAAAAAAGTGAACGACAGCTACGGCCACCTCGCCGGTGACGAGGTTATCAAGCACACGGCTGCCGTAACGAAGAGCGGCCTAAGGCAATCCGACACGTCCGGCCGATACGGTGGCGAAGAGTTCGGGATCATTCTGCCGGAAACCGGCGCAGAAGGCGCGAAGGTGATCTGCGAGAGGATAAGAGAACATATTGAGCAAAGCGTGGTGGAAACCAGCGTCGCGCCGATTCGCTACACCATTAGCATGGGTGTCGCCCAGCTAACCGAAAGCCCGGAGAATTACATGCAATGGATGCAGCAAGCCGATGAGGCCTTATACGAGGCCAAAGAAGCCGGCAGAAATTGTGTGAAAGTTTTTGGTGGCTCAAATAGAAGAAAAGCCCGGCATTAA
- a CDS encoding histone-like nucleoid-structuring protein, MvaT/MvaU family, whose amino-acid sequence MAKINDYYQKKQLMEKLAAELEKLEEDQALKGELEFENKVRALMKEYDKSPKDVLQILSAIDPTVAGAKADSVAGSRPKRPLKTYKNPHTGEIVKTRGGNHKTLNEWRDKYGKEAVQSWQEN is encoded by the coding sequence ATGGCAAAGATTAACGATTACTACCAGAAAAAACAGCTTATGGAAAAGCTTGCTGCAGAGCTGGAAAAGCTTGAAGAAGATCAGGCTCTGAAAGGTGAACTGGAGTTTGAAAACAAGGTCCGTGCGTTGATGAAGGAATATGACAAATCGCCGAAGGATGTCCTTCAGATTTTGTCAGCCATTGATCCTACTGTTGCTGGTGCTAAGGCAGACTCTGTCGCGGGTAGCCGCCCGAAGCGTCCCCTGAAAACATACAAGAATCCGCACACTGGGGAAATCGTTAAAACCCGTGGCGGTAATCACAAGACTCTGAACGAGTGGCGTGACAAGTACGGTAAGGAAGCCGTACAAAGCTGGCAGGAAAACTAA